In a single window of the Streptacidiphilus sp. P02-A3a genome:
- a CDS encoding G1 family glutamic endopeptidase codes for MALLSALGAAALAFPVGASAAGYGPQRPLTDHQIRAHDSDGVWGGYVAQGSGFTSISGSWTMPQVTCDSSNDLFAPWVGIDGYGSQTVEQTGVQVDCSSGSPVLSGWYEMYPAAPQYFSDPVSVGDSFTGSVTTDGQGNYTLTLTDNTQGWSEQTQQYLDAQNISAEAVIESPSSSYPSFSELDFTNVTVNGQVFDDFSPQAIDSGGYTETALDNGGFSIVPGGDSTRHHNDRATTAPTHGATRY; via the coding sequence GTGGCCCTGCTGTCCGCCCTCGGCGCCGCGGCCCTCGCCTTCCCGGTCGGGGCCTCGGCGGCCGGGTACGGGCCGCAGCGCCCGTTGACGGACCATCAGATACGGGCGCACGACTCGGACGGCGTCTGGGGCGGCTACGTCGCCCAGGGCAGCGGGTTCACCAGTATCAGCGGCTCGTGGACGATGCCGCAGGTCACCTGCGACAGCAGCAACGACCTGTTCGCGCCGTGGGTCGGCATCGACGGATACGGGTCGCAGACCGTCGAGCAGACCGGTGTGCAGGTCGACTGCTCCAGCGGCTCCCCGGTGCTCAGCGGCTGGTACGAGATGTACCCGGCGGCGCCGCAGTACTTCAGCGACCCGGTCTCGGTGGGCGACTCCTTCACCGGCTCGGTGACCACCGACGGCCAGGGCAACTACACGCTGACCCTGACCGACAACACCCAGGGCTGGAGCGAGCAGACCCAGCAGTACCTGGACGCGCAGAACATCAGCGCCGAGGCCGTCATCGAGTCCCCGTCCAGCAGCTACCCCTCGTTCAGCGAACTGGACTTCACGAACGTCACCGTCAACGGCCAGGTCTTCGACGACTTCAGCCCGCAGGCCATCGACAGCGGCGGCTACACCGAGACCGCGCTGGACAACGGCGGCTTCTCCATCGTGCCCGGCGGCGACTCCACCCGGCACCACAACGACCGGGCGACCACCGCCCCCACCCACGGCGCGACCCGCTACTGA
- a CDS encoding geranyl diphosphate 2-C-methyltransferase, translating into MTTTDFTPDTAVIPGPATPYQDDIARYWDQEARPVNLRLGDVDGLYHHHYGIGDVDRDALAGPASGHERRLVAELHRLESAQADLLLDHLGHVPRESLLVDAGCGRGGSMMMAHQRFGCRVEGLTLSAKQAEFANRRAEETEAAAFVHARVRNMLDMPFETGSARASWNNESSMYVDLDDLMGEHARILEVGGRYVTITGCWNPAYGQPSKWVSQINAHFECNIHSRREYLRAMADNRLVPRAIIDLTEATLPYWELRATSALVTGIEEAFLSSYKDGSFQYVLIAADRV; encoded by the coding sequence ATGACCACAACCGACTTCACCCCCGACACCGCCGTGATCCCCGGGCCCGCCACGCCCTACCAGGACGACATCGCCCGCTACTGGGACCAGGAGGCGCGCCCGGTCAACCTGCGGCTGGGCGATGTCGACGGCCTCTACCACCACCACTACGGCATCGGCGACGTCGACCGGGATGCGCTCGCCGGTCCCGCCAGTGGCCACGAGAGGCGGCTGGTCGCGGAGTTGCACCGGTTGGAGTCGGCGCAGGCCGACCTGCTGCTGGACCACCTGGGCCACGTCCCGCGCGAGTCGCTGCTGGTGGACGCCGGATGCGGGCGCGGCGGCTCGATGATGATGGCCCATCAGCGTTTCGGGTGCCGGGTCGAGGGGCTGACGCTGTCGGCCAAGCAGGCCGAGTTCGCCAACCGGCGCGCCGAGGAGACCGAGGCCGCCGCGTTCGTCCACGCCCGGGTCCGCAACATGTTGGACATGCCGTTCGAGACCGGTTCGGCCCGGGCCTCCTGGAACAACGAGTCCAGCATGTACGTCGACCTGGACGACCTGATGGGCGAGCACGCGCGGATCCTGGAGGTCGGCGGCCGGTACGTCACCATCACCGGCTGCTGGAACCCGGCCTACGGGCAGCCCTCGAAGTGGGTGTCGCAGATCAACGCGCACTTCGAGTGCAACATCCACTCCCGCCGGGAGTACCTGCGGGCCATGGCCGACAACCGGCTGGTGCCCCGGGCCATCATCGACCTGACCGAGGCCACCTTGCCCTACTGGGAGTTGCGCGCCACCTCCGCCCTGGTCACCGGCATCGAGGAGGCGTTCCTGTCCTCCTACAAGGACGGCTCCTTCCAGTACGTGCTGATCGCCGCCGACCGGGTCTGA